The Anolis sagrei isolate rAnoSag1 chromosome Y, rAnoSag1.mat, whole genome shotgun sequence genome contains a region encoding:
- the LOC132781405 gene encoding free fatty acid receptor 2-like, producing the protein MTRKVVVLAVYIFVFLTGLPINFLAFYSFLKKVREKALPIDILLLNLTISDLFHLIILPVKMVEVALDNTWPLPDFLCPLALFIFHSSIYLSTLFLMGVSVERYLCIAYPVKHKLNHRPTYTKVASLFFWFLACSHCLGIAYGIEYSDRTAKKDGPNSTCYNNFPTSQLQIVLTTRLEVCIVLFLIPFIITLFCYIRVIRILSSMPNIKPQKKQRAVALALATVLIFSLAFAPYNISHLVGFIEGKNSTWRMETFVFTSLNTILDPVIFFFSSATIRQDVTNYWLHIRSSIRSPDFRICCNTPNANGKGEGDA; encoded by the coding sequence ATGACCCGGAAAGTTGTTGTTCTTGCTGTGTACATCTTTGTCTTTCTTACGGGACTTCCTATCAATTTCCTGGCCTTCTACTCGTTCCTGAAGAAAGTGCGTGAGAAGGCACTCCCCATAGACATCCTTCTGCTCAACTTGACCATATCCGACCTCTTCCATCTAATCATTTTGCCTGTCAAGATGGTGGAGGTTGCCTTAGACAACACTTGGCCTCTCCCTGACTTTCTTTGCCCTCTGGCCCTCTTCATCTTCCACAGCAGTATTTACCTTAGCACCCTCTTCCTCATGGGAGTCAGCGTGGAGCGCTATCTATGCATTGCTTATCCAGTTAAGCACAAGTTAAACCACAGGCCAACTTATACAAAAGTGGCCAGCCTCTTCTTCTGGTTTCTAGCCTGCTCCCACTGCTTAGGCATTGCCTATGGGATAGAATACTCTGACAGGACTGCAAAGAAAGATGGCCCCAACTCCACGTGTTATAATAACTTCCCTACTAGCCAGCTCCAAATTGTCCTCACTACTCGCTTGGAGGTCTGCATTGTTCTTTTCTTAATCCCTTTCATCATTACCCTTTTCTGCTACATCCGTGTGATCCGCATCCTGTCCTCCATGCCCAACATCAAACCCCAGAAGAAGCAACGGGCTGTGGCCTTAGCTTTGGCCACTGTCCTTATTTTCTCATTGGCATTTGCTCCCTACAATATATCTCACCTTGTGGGTTTTATTGAAGGTAAGAATTCTACCTGGAGAATGGAGACCTTTGTTTTCACCTCCCTCAACACCATTCTGGACCCTGtgatcttcttcttctcttctgccACCATCCGTCAAGATGTTACTAACTACTGGCTCCACATCCGCTCAAGTATTAGATCCCCAGATTTTCGGATTTGCTGCAACACGCCAAATGCAAATGGCAAAGGGGAAGGAGATGCCTAG